A DNA window from Haliovirga abyssi contains the following coding sequences:
- a CDS encoding membrane-associated protease 1 has product MGFRLKVEGQNETIDLGMANIQKAEYKTDTPDDSNARSTDVGTLIIVTGKIITAVNGEEADHTLNLAKWSVVSAEKADCYRVTTLEVIAADQVVRKIILPNSFVVDYTEKYGDTEGVGTFEIVIKQKKDKTELTDIDGGFAQE; this is encoded by the coding sequence ATGGGATTCAGATTAAAAGTAGAAGGACAAAACGAAACAATTGATTTAGGGATGGCAAACATTCAAAAGGCAGAGTATAAAACAGATACTCCGGATGATTCAAACGCTAGATCAACAGATGTAGGGACATTGATAATAGTAACAGGGAAAATTATCACAGCAGTAAATGGAGAAGAAGCAGATCATACATTGAACTTAGCAAAATGGTCAGTAGTATCAGCAGAAAAAGCAGATTGCTACAGAGTAACAACATTAGAAGTAATAGCAGCAGATCAAGTAGTAAGAAAAATAATATTACCAAATTCTTTTGTAGTAGATTATACAGAAAAATATGGTGATACAGAAGGTGTAGGAACATTTGAAATAGTAATCAAACAAAAGAAAGACAAAACAGAATTAACAGACATCGATGGTGGATTTGCACAAGAGTAA
- a CDS encoding response regulator transcription factor: MKVLIVEDDPLIREVIKISLLEENFIVYESENGRDAVRTVEEKKPEVILLDLNLPDISGLDVCKFIDKNRKEYNNPYIMIISAIDDSETVLRSFKNGADDYLRKPFTSDEVIHKIKRAFNIEEKGFKRDINKEILMDSVATIEIGEIPENLTDKEYELSKFFRENANVVCSREAIIEKVWRGNYRGGNRRVDAFVKKIRQKDPLMKEKLVTLIGRGYKLER, from the coding sequence GTGAAAGTATTAATTGTAGAGGATGATCCTTTAATTAGAGAAGTTATAAAAATAAGTTTGTTGGAAGAAAACTTTATAGTGTATGAAAGTGAGAATGGACGAGATGCAGTAAGAACTGTGGAAGAAAAAAAACCAGAAGTAATATTGTTGGATTTAAATTTGCCAGATATAAGTGGATTAGATGTTTGTAAATTTATAGACAAAAATAGAAAAGAATATAATAACCCATATATAATGATAATAAGTGCAATAGATGACAGTGAAACAGTATTAAGGAGTTTTAAAAATGGAGCAGATGATTATTTGAGGAAACCATTTACAAGTGATGAAGTGATACATAAAATAAAAAGAGCATTTAATATAGAAGAAAAAGGATTTAAAAGAGATATAAACAAAGAGATATTAATGGATAGTGTAGCAACAATAGAAATAGGTGAAATACCAGAAAATTTAACAGATAAAGAGTATGAATTATCAAAATTTTTCAGGGAAAATGCTAATGTGGTTTGTAGTAGAGAAGCAATAATAGAAAAAGTTTGGAGAGGAAATTATAGAGGAGGAAACAGAAGAGTAGATGCGTTTGTTAAGAAAATAAGGCAGAAAGATCCACTGATGAAAGAAAAGTTGGTAACATTGATAGGCAGAGGATATAAATTAGAAAGATAG
- a CDS encoding transcriptional regulator, translating to MEIITQTNRTMLFEELNPEKLDLLTLVGDVKGYESLSDEKLTEINEHLLIRDFDEFLNKFEPKVYSFYNATNQKVVYSLVKPEGLPEEAISEIPLDENNDFLKMLFTLIDTKKNQGIKNVDFKFENVLEMISPKKVMEDIKQIRKEIGYLHGKYEELDEEDPSKGEIGDKLNSKFEEASKNYNNVMGMLPIAIEDIKTRLLLGQKPEDAESEAIKVGMLTMGEQGELKILEAPKAESSALLVKGQENANRLLEVLEEDYTEITESPTPYVKDLVLRTFAPMPVVQDEIDVEKEVANYNSYLEFYKSSKDEFVKAAKPLIEKILGIKMYFEQYETKSKEMKPSLIITNTKVDMMVKSNNKDRFLKYLNTINAKNDFNNTIWFGIVPAIEFESSAKPKLRRERFKGSKKVSKEKGNTMETLTQILDIAKDYKIQIFFNFQSKEETTFNSMATIGVEKYITKCEPLMKQKYSEFAIPCLPNFTIIPKDKSGVVLDSRLKVNDGGGVELSKLKEDIMKLWLEGVYIDASYVAAGLVSSYQCPEYLKGKFRNATNKYPGVRYDLESGDNSLKTVTTLAKEISGFTNTIKDEINRNNFGFVFSSENAQIDGELVKRITVYKARSLSLTEEGFDPIYKTTVSSYIERILRFHTSDFRQDKIIKFFSNNPKSQKSIWNNDMGFVNSIFQTGDSISNIIDEKNNVCQIELAFNGSVKNLEIAITKSANSN from the coding sequence ATGGAAATAATAACACAAACAAATAGGACAATGCTATTTGAGGAGTTAAATCCGGAGAAATTAGATTTATTAACATTAGTTGGAGATGTAAAAGGGTATGAAAGTTTGAGCGATGAGAAATTAACAGAAATTAACGAACATTTGTTAATAAGAGATTTCGATGAATTTCTGAATAAGTTTGAACCAAAAGTGTATTCGTTTTACAATGCAACAAATCAAAAAGTGGTGTATTCGTTAGTGAAACCAGAAGGATTACCAGAAGAGGCAATATCAGAAATACCATTAGATGAAAATAATGATTTTTTAAAGATGCTATTTACCTTAATAGATACAAAGAAAAATCAAGGGATAAAAAATGTAGATTTTAAATTTGAAAATGTATTGGAAATGATATCGCCAAAGAAAGTAATGGAAGATATAAAGCAAATAAGAAAAGAAATAGGATATTTACATGGGAAATATGAAGAGTTAGATGAAGAAGATCCAAGTAAAGGCGAAATAGGAGACAAATTAAATTCTAAATTTGAAGAAGCAAGTAAAAACTATAATAATGTAATGGGAATGTTACCAATAGCAATAGAAGATATAAAAACAAGACTATTATTAGGACAAAAACCAGAAGATGCAGAGTCAGAAGCAATAAAAGTAGGAATGCTTACAATGGGAGAACAAGGAGAATTAAAAATATTGGAAGCTCCGAAAGCAGAAAGTAGTGCACTATTGGTAAAAGGACAAGAAAATGCTAATAGATTATTAGAAGTATTAGAAGAAGATTATACTGAAATAACAGAAAGTCCAACACCATATGTAAAAGATTTAGTATTAAGAACATTTGCCCCAATGCCAGTAGTTCAAGATGAAATAGATGTAGAAAAGGAAGTAGCAAATTATAATTCATATTTAGAATTTTATAAAAGTTCAAAAGATGAATTTGTAAAAGCAGCAAAACCATTAATAGAAAAGATATTGGGAATAAAAATGTACTTTGAGCAATATGAAACAAAAAGTAAAGAGATGAAACCATCACTAATAATAACAAATACAAAAGTGGATATGATGGTAAAAAGCAATAATAAAGATAGATTTTTAAAATATTTAAATACAATAAATGCAAAGAATGATTTTAATAACACAATATGGTTTGGAATAGTTCCAGCGATAGAATTTGAATCAAGTGCAAAACCTAAATTAAGAAGAGAAAGATTTAAAGGTAGTAAAAAAGTATCAAAAGAAAAAGGAAATACAATGGAAACATTAACACAAATATTGGATATAGCGAAAGATTATAAAATTCAAATTTTCTTTAATTTCCAATCAAAAGAAGAGACAACATTCAATAGTATGGCAACAATAGGAGTGGAAAAATATATAACAAAATGTGAACCATTAATGAAGCAAAAATATAGTGAATTTGCAATTCCTTGTTTACCGAATTTCACAATAATACCAAAAGATAAATCAGGAGTGGTATTGGATAGTAGATTAAAAGTAAATGATGGTGGGGGAGTAGAATTATCAAAATTAAAAGAAGATATAATGAAATTGTGGCTAGAAGGTGTATATATAGATGCATCATATGTAGCAGCAGGATTAGTTTCATCATATCAATGTCCAGAATATCTAAAAGGGAAATTTAGAAATGCAACAAACAAATATCCAGGAGTAAGATATGATTTAGAAAGTGGAGATAATAGTTTAAAAACAGTAACTACATTAGCAAAAGAAATATCAGGATTTACAAATACAATAAAAGATGAAATAAACAGGAATAATTTTGGATTTGTATTTTCATCAGAAAATGCACAAATAGATGGAGAATTAGTAAAAAGAATAACAGTATATAAAGCAAGAAGCTTGTCATTGACAGAAGAAGGATTTGATCCAATTTATAAAACAACAGTAAGTAGTTATATAGAAAGAATATTAAGATTTCATACAAGTGATTTTAGACAAGATAAAATAATAAAATTTTTCAGTAATAATCCAAAGAGTCAAAAGAGTATATGGAATAATGATATGGGATTTGTGAATTCAATATTTCAAACAGGGGATAGTATAAGTAATATAATAGATGAAAAAAACAATGTGTGTCAAATAGAGTTAGCGTTTAATGGAAGTGTGAAAAATTTAGAAATAGCAATAACAAAGAGTGCTAACTCGAATTAA